The stretch of DNA GCTTTCAACGATGATGCTGGTGCCAACAATGTCGCCGGTTTGAATGGATCGAAGCCGAACCCGATTTCCGTGCAGCACATACACGGCGGGCCTATCGGTGCCGGGCACGAGGGCCGTGCGAGGAATGGTCAGGGCGGGGGCGGCAACTGTTTCGGTGCGACTCACGCGGGCGGTCATGCCCACGCGCAGGGGGGCATTGGGGTGGTTGTTTGCTACCCGGATTTCGACCGGAAACGTACCGGCTGCGGAGTTGGCCGCGTCGCCCCCCTTTAGCCCAACGTGATGAACCATACCCGTGAACGCCCGATTCGGATAGGCTTCAAACCGCACCCGAACCGACCGGCCAACGGGCCAGTTGGTTAGCTCGACTTCGGGGATATTGACCGTTATTTTCACTGCCGACACGTCGGTGATGGTCGCCAGCGGAGTGCCGGGGGCGATGTACATACCCCGTTCGATGGGCTTTTCGGTGATGGTGCCGCCAATCGGAGCCTTCACCACCGATTCGCTCAGTTGTTTTTGCAGCGTAGTGATTTGTAGTTCGGCGTTGCGGACCTGTAGCCGTGCCGTTTCGACCTCGGTGGCAGTCGCGTTGTTTTCGCGTTGCAGCGTCTCGTAGCGCGTGAGGTCTTGCCGGGCTTTGGTAAGCGTTGCTTCGGCTACGGCCAGCGATGCCCGGTTCACGTCTGAATCGACCGTAAGCAGGATTTGTCCGGTCCGCACCGGCCCGTTCAGCCGGATATTCAGCGACCGAACGATGCCCTGTGTAGTGGCTGTCATGGGAACTTCGCGCCAGAACGTACTGGTGCCAACGTATTCCGTTTCCGTCGTAAACGTTTGCCGACGAACGGGGGTTACGGCAACCGTAACGGGCAGAGGGCGCGATGCCGCCTGTACCTGAAGCTGTCTGGTTTGTTGATTGTGCGCGAGCCAGGCTCCGATGCCTGCCAGTACCGCCACCAGCCCGATTATCCAACGAAATGTTTTCATTCGATTTGTTTCCGTTTGTTTGACGGAACAAACCTATTCATGCGTGTCTGCGTGGCTGGTCGAAAGCAAACCGATCCGTAGAAATTGACGACCGAACCGTAGTACTGGTACTCTAAATCTTGTGGTCTTTAGGTCGGAAAATCGGGGTTGTATATCCGTGTAAATCGTGTTGTGAATCCGGCAGCAAGAAACGAAAAAAGCCTGATTTACAACAGAATCAGGCTTTTTTCAACAACAATTGTCACATAAGTTGTGACCACGGGGAGACTCGAACTCCCATGCCTTGCAGCACCACCCCCTCAAGATGGCGTGTCTACCAGTTTCACCACGTGGCCGGAATCGCATAGGCTATTTTGCCATTGCGGGTGCAAATATAGCAAATCGCCTGTCTATTGCCAAGTGAGCGTTGAATCTTTTGATTTTTCAGATGCATTGTGCGATGAATCGGGCAAAATTTCGTACTTTTATCTTACCAAACCAGTGTAAACAGCCAATATAGTATGGCCTTAGAATTAGTCGGAAAACTCGTAAAAGTGCTGCCCGAAGTGACGGGGCAGAGCCAGAAAGGACCCTGGAATAAACAGGAATTTGTAATTGAAACGCTCGATAGTCAGTACCCCAAAAAGGTGTGCATGACGGCCTGGGGCGAAAAAGCAAACGATTTAAAACAATTCGCTGCGGGCGATACCCTGAAAGCAACGTTCAGTGCCGAGTCGCGCGAGTATAACGACCGCTGGTACACCGAACTGCGGGCCTTCCGTCTCGAATTGGCCGAAGGTGGTGAAAGCACTCCGGCAGCAGGAGGCTATCAGGCTCCGGTCAGCCGCCCGGCTCAGCCAGCCGCCCGTCCGGCAGCGCAAAGCCAGCCCGCTGGTATGCCATTCAACACCTCGTTTGACGAGGAAAGCAACGATCTGCCTTTTTAAAGCAGGAGTAAGGTAAAAAAAGGTATAGGGTGTAAGTACTTCCAGCGAAGTGACTTACACCCTATACCTTTTTTTACCTTACTCCTGTATTTTTGTGATCCGGCTGGGATTCGAACCCAGGACCCATACATTAAAAGTGTATTGCTCTACCAGCTGAGCTACCAGATCATTAGCGAAATGCAGTGCAAAATTATGGCTCCGTAGCTCAAAAAACAAGCGATGCTTCTTAAAATAAGACTATTTTTCTGGTTCATCGCCGTAACGATAACCGCTCAGGCTATTCCCATCGACTCGCTGCGCCGGGCCGATTCGCTGTTTGCGGTTGGTAATCAGGATGAAGCCGCCCGGCTATATGTGTCGATACTCGCCGATGGCCATACGGCTACCGACCCGATGTTGCTGAAGTTAGCCAGTGCCGCCGAACGTCAGGACGATGTGCCGCGACTGCTATACTATCTACAGGTGTATTTTGAGCGTCATCCCGACGATGCCGTGTTGCGCAAAATGAACGACATCGCCTTAGCCAACAACCTCACCGGCTATGAAACCGATGATCTCAACTATTTTTATCTGTTTTACCGCAAATACGGTATTTATATTTTACTCTTTCTACTTATTCCAGCGGCCTATGTATTCAGTGTAATGATCATAAAAGCCATGCGAAAAGAACCCGTAGCCCGTTCGCAGCAGTGGGTTATGTTGTTGTACCTGTTTCTGTTGCTCGTATTCGTGAACTTGCCCGAAAGTTTTCAGTCGGGCATTACGAGCCACGACCGGATTCTGCTCCGTACCGACCCGTCGGCAGCCGCGCCTGTTGCCGAAGTTATTGGCCGGGGCCATAAAGTGAATATTCTCGGTAGTAAAGATATTTACCTCCGCGTGCTCTGGCACAATAAGTTATACTACCTGCGCCGGGATATGGTCTGGATTATTTAATCTCGTTTTAAAGGCGACCCTTTTTCTTTCGCCAGCGTGTTATAAACCATCCTGTCCATTAGACCTGGTAGCCATTTGTTCAGAAACACGGTAAGTTTACCCTGGGCAGTTAGTACCAACTCGCGTTTGCGCGATTGTACGGCCCGCAGAATATGTCCGGCGCACGCTTCGGCACTCATCATGTTGCCTTCCTCACGCATGGTCTCGCCAGTAATTTGCCCATGAGCATCGAGCGACGTGTAGCGAATATTCGACGCCGTAAAACCTGGGCTGGCCGTCAGTACATGAACGCCCGTGTGAAGCAACTCGGTCCTGATAGCTTCCAGAAAGCCATTCATAGCGAATTTCGAGGCCGAATACCCCGCCCGAACGGGCAAACCCCGATAGCCGGCAATAGACGAAATGCCCACAATGGAGCCTTTGGTTTGTTGAATATACGGCAGGGCATAGCGTGTGGCATACACTGTACCCATGAAATTGATATTCATAACCTGCTCAATTACAGCCGGGTCGGTATCGATTAGCATTGAGCGCATCGAAATGCCTGCGTTGTTGATGAGAATGTCGATGCGGCCAAAGTGAACTACGGTTTGCTCAACGAAATTTTTTACGTCGGCTTCTTTGCTCACATCGGCAGTAAGGGCAAAAACGGTGATACCCGCCTGCCGAAGTTCGTCGGCAACCTGATTGAGGGCGTCGGCTTTACGACCGCAGATGGCAATTTTGGCTCCCTCACGTCCGAAGGCAAACGCCAATGCCCGCCCGATACCCGACGACGCACCGGTAATCACTACAATTTTATTGTTCATACGGGCAAAAATACGACCGGCTACCGGATCAGCGATACCATGCCCTTAAACGTTCGCTTTGTAGTTGTAATCAGGTAGTAGTACGTGCCCAACGGCGAGTCGGTACCGAACCAGCGAAACTTCGGATCGTTCGAGGTAAACACCACTCTGCCCCATCGGTTCGTGATTTCTACGGATTTGAATTGTTCCAGACAGCCGTTTTCAGGCAGGTTTTTCACGGCAAAAAAATCGTTAATGCCGTCGCCATTGGGTGTGAACACGTTTGGAACAGTAATATCGGTGCTTCCCGATAGATCGCGAACGCGGAAGGTTACAGTAGTTGTATCGGTTCGGTTGGGCTGGCATGAGCGATCATCGACCACAAAATCGACCACGAACGTAGCTTCGGTGCGGCCTGCCATCAGTTCGCAGGTTGGCCTCCAGTCGAAGGGCGAACGCAGGGTGGGTGGGCCGGTTTGATTAGAAAACGACATACCCGCCCCGCGCATGTCGAAGCCCCGGCCCGTGGCAGTCATCCGTAGCGTATCGCGGTCGGGGTCGTTGCCCAGCACGTCGAACGTACTTCGTCCCGACGTATCGCTTCGGCTAACGGTCAGATCAACAGCGGATTGCGTGAGCGTGGTACGAATGTTGGGCGGCTGACTCGGCAACCCCATTGCCGCCAGCCGCACTGTAACGGTATCGCGCAGGTTGCGGTTACAGCGCGTATCGGTCACGATAAAATCAACGACATACTCCGACCGGGTAGCCGCGTCGCAGGTTGGTTTCCACGTAAACGGCTGAGATACCTTGCCTACACCCGCCCCCGACGTGAACGACATACCCGCCTGTGTCAGCGCAAACCCGCGCCCAACAGCCTGAATGGTGATGTTGTCGTTGTTGATGTCGGCCCCGAATGCCGTGAACGACAGCGGGGTGCCAACCTGAACCGTTGCCCGATTATTGACCAGGTTTGTGGTGGCAGCGGGCTTGTCGTTGGGCGATGGAATTACCGTAAGCTGAATTGTCAGCGTATCGCTCAGGCCCTGCGGACAACTTTCGTCGGTGGCCCGGATTCGGAGCGTAAAGGGTCGGCCATCGCCCCCCACGCACTTGCCGAAGCAGAATTTAGCCTGTAGCGTATCGGTGCCGGTGCGGGTCAGCAGCACGTCGGGCGTAAGGGTCAGGCCGGGCAGCGAACCGCTCATGTTTATAATGCTGATGCGTTGGTTGGCGTTGCGGTCGGTCACGAACAGGCTCAGGCAGTTGGTATCTTTTTCGGTGATGGTGAGCGCAGCGGTTTTACGCATGAATGTTTTCTGACCGTCCATCCGTAACAGCAGTTGGGGCGGGTCGTTGCGGGGGCAGTCGATGACCAGTACCTGATAATCGCGCCGAACGCGGCCAATGCGCACACCGCGCCGAAACTCGTCCACTTCTACTGAAAAAACGTGCAAGCCCGTTCGGTTAGGTGTCACGGTCAGCAGCCCTGTTCGGGCGTTCACGCGTAGTGGCTGCGATCCTGGAATCTGGTTCTGGACGTTCAGGCCCGTTATCCAGTTGATGGGCGGATAGGGGCCGGGCGTAAAGATGCCGTTGAAGCCGGGGTTTCGTAGATTGGTCGGCAAGTCGGAACTGTAGCCATTATAAGGC from Spirosoma montaniterrae encodes:
- a CDS encoding efflux RND transporter periplasmic adaptor subunit, translating into MKTFRWIIGLVAVLAGIGAWLAHNQQTRQLQVQAASRPLPVTVAVTPVRRQTFTTETEYVGTSTFWREVPMTATTQGIVRSLNIRLNGPVRTGQILLTVDSDVNRASLAVAEATLTKARQDLTRYETLQRENNATATEVETARLQVRNAELQITTLQKQLSESVVKAPIGGTITEKPIERGMYIAPGTPLATITDVSAVKITVNIPEVELTNWPVGRSVRVRFEAYPNRAFTGMVHHVGLKGGDAANSAAGTFPVEIRVANNHPNAPLRVGMTARVSRTETVAAPALTIPRTALVPGTDRPAVYVLHGNRVRLRSIQTGDIVGTSIIVESGLKTGDQVVTSGSNGLRNGLNVNIQ
- a CDS encoding DUF3127 domain-containing protein: MALELVGKLVKVLPEVTGQSQKGPWNKQEFVIETLDSQYPKKVCMTAWGEKANDLKQFAAGDTLKATFSAESREYNDRWYTELRAFRLELAEGGESTPAAGGYQAPVSRPAQPAARPAAQSQPAGMPFNTSFDEESNDLPF
- a CDS encoding SDR family oxidoreductase, with the translated sequence MNNKIVVITGASSGIGRALAFAFGREGAKIAICGRKADALNQVADELRQAGITVFALTADVSKEADVKNFVEQTVVHFGRIDILINNAGISMRSMLIDTDPAVIEQVMNINFMGTVYATRYALPYIQQTKGSIVGISSIAGYRGLPVRAGYSASKFAMNGFLEAIRTELLHTGVHVLTASPGFTASNIRYTSLDAHGQITGETMREEGNMMSAEACAGHILRAVQSRKRELVLTAQGKLTVFLNKWLPGLMDRMVYNTLAKEKGSPLKRD
- a CDS encoding gliding motility-associated C-terminal domain-containing protein, which translates into the protein MLNLYCCRGRAFALTLLLLIINQIATATHIVGGELELRRQPTGSAYSHRVNLNLYFDDIYGDPGAEDPNVQVGVFARRNNQFIGYINLFRTGNELVPYTQNACQSAQLRTRLIRYAADLTFDPNVFNDPSGYYLSWERCCRNRNIVNIQNPGSAGSTFYLEFPAIGTANSSPVFVIPKGDYACIGQPFTLDFSATDADRDSLTYTLVTPYNGYSSDLPTNLRNPGFNGIFTPGPYPPINWITGLNVQNQIPGSQPLRVNARTGLLTVTPNRTGLHVFSVEVDEFRRGVRIGRVRRDYQVLVIDCPRNDPPQLLLRMDGQKTFMRKTAALTITEKDTNCLSLFVTDRNANQRISIINMSGSLPGLTLTPDVLLTRTGTDTLQAKFCFGKCVGGDGRPFTLRIRATDESCPQGLSDTLTIQLTVIPSPNDKPAATTNLVNNRATVQVGTPLSFTAFGADINNDNITIQAVGRGFALTQAGMSFTSGAGVGKVSQPFTWKPTCDAATRSEYVVDFIVTDTRCNRNLRDTVTVRLAAMGLPSQPPNIRTTLTQSAVDLTVSRSDTSGRSTFDVLGNDPDRDTLRMTATGRGFDMRGAGMSFSNQTGPPTLRSPFDWRPTCELMAGRTEATFVVDFVVDDRSCQPNRTDTTTVTFRVRDLSGSTDITVPNVFTPNGDGINDFFAVKNLPENGCLEQFKSVEITNRWGRVVFTSNDPKFRWFGTDSPLGTYYYLITTTKRTFKGMVSLIR